The Neodiprion virginianus isolate iyNeoVirg1 chromosome 5, iyNeoVirg1.1, whole genome shotgun sequence genome contains a region encoding:
- the LOC124304512 gene encoding serine-rich adhesin for platelets-like isoform X2: protein MILGLVLPLTVFSMASQIQGLKMLKLMDLGEGLELVQRLGGEAPTKYGTARVWKNSTRAAELVAQYLVTAGMVRPVEETGSSTLEQIINSWALLHSKLKDMAPTLPGMIRKLIEPAESAQHIYIFCAVLGKHFGSTIKPLMIELYIRALTTDMNELEVQKVKSEKEKVREIAKRLSTQFLKLADVVVENVGIARECVLTAFSLHPTRLCYDRIREMAIACGKVKADGARIDEINRSDTLASYLDTGQEQIATRRLCSEVTAKNTKPKEVLFSLKSLEKSPRQKEMSSTDGCQLHPKRDPTSNGPLGELCFNCGEFTGVEIVRIKSPDTTSNVERTLDALILIKGDAVTGSANYDEKSAPNQVLDAEKLGVSAQLCDDLAVVLSSPRYHMLSWVLDWKELNTLCEKYLENAEEMRNTNKELKFLNIDYSQFKDWPLEEEANKDVFFGIEKGYEQWADIQSDDSEEFGSFQPAGPYKRSLTRRSLDDTTDSDSSSILRLRRAGRPRKIHRLASTDSDYDEDTNNTESSHFRGVNGTVNESVIIEDETVTDTDTNTQDSQTDSLGSDGCRQDKKPKRKSPTTKEISSKNRGKSKLTVESMSHFHMLVNDNVRRSTEDISSSDISSNDIITLFSADMDDGKCETIKGSSYNPETPLIITEKRSDPAVLKSLRMFRPQNMKKPTRISQILQKNLLNKNKDGSCSNKNTSLSKFSPNMLSNLNLNPKIILTRSDDVNKKMMLPSKKLSPGDITNELLNLQKSRFSQKKNSTIVTDEKSRRCKSNMVSVERDLRVVRNLNSSKHAGSNFDILAKAVRDSDILATHVPGLNTLDMMVPPKVESTVNIVQLSRNIPQSPNSGPVNRGGTPPRNRSSVVSSGIQMPSTPTSSGHDSGVGMSPADRTPPSRSLLQDIGEEANQLPDTPPRANSLASNVEGTSPKLLEEQQGSRCISPDKSPSPTPSPSLALNSGTPTVTIASEQLQIVCKPDGTYRLASVNPTASSSSSSSSSSSTSSHSPHMGQRGMLTLQTLNESNFSQQQLQGRLEDSGTPNRTIYDGLNTMSVKSVHHAGQNTSPGLPKFQQAFRKTIYALTNNTTTVTDSVTTENVSQLTPVSKTTNLSKAVQTSLQNTQTHGGVNTPSITNVPNLQLSTSRQQILNIVHASEGGDRGGAGGTGRGAEEGVNSSDSVGVAVTTSSNVTNPTVTQLVQTTSSPSGVIYTHKMPVTISTTNPSQLNIIPHTISRTVSSQGNRTPVVKLNIIRAPLRQHNIASTIQAVLAGPRVQQNVRHDNLIASPIDVPINQVSSTTLEQLREFESVLEQVKERSTVQPQHQGSNVVTTTVQTQTQTQTQTQTQSQVQTIVQQNQPSSKHHTTSGTLAQQLNLMSRSAVSSNEFSNAASTITFQQEIYPQQKVSLAYVDQTATLTQKVVSTSTPIVVVTSYCQPVASPALSVTSQSSSSPCVTPAPAPVSSAGKTQPSSTTKLGGKKSTSKTVKTSATNTSKAPPVPKPQQKPQEDEQTAQRIYAILDEYAEQLRNSPDLNNKPAPRRRSNPPTNPSQSSKRKKSGSNKSKTPSQQSSELSPGPDDLGRTMGSEDSSSGIVHVQDSPIGTSLADDAQVGTNVEAASVDVKNLTNDSNDAVDMNVKRRNLIFSDQTNSVAQPRTVIVQEAVQTASVSVSEALASVTGKLGSTAVLVPGTNYILPMNLMKSGQQFTIVSGGPKLLATVPTTVRTSSTSNVSNALVLQSLLNQAGKIIAQPTQMKQVKVPTLQTLNTGQPLAQQQQQQRHHQQHHVTSSPTVVVSQSGAGNQFATDHIERNNSDGNIKVDVPNSVAIPMHETPENATIINKTPTISLIQKNVNDYGSSQQICSVITSSPNLTLQSTRMFNSTISKLSTPTGMKHENVVCLAPPTVTQSREKNFTQNSENDEIGSGSSLQTEKPVTIQTATIALAFTPQSKVSVISSGQKETRDVTIAGAVDEGERVVSPKSVKRKFDEESSAEVLPKNTNSIIRSAMSATLQNTSKLEAATVESKETSIKEAPDQFLMSGIGVSGGEVSDAQETQARRPSDNVTDVPLRIGNGLLCGNARLQEAWEPERKPSSPDTPWRYVPTSSNQLGLEPLKAYSSREGENSVGSGNGSVHNVVHIINKGQGIEMASGQLYQTTPSATTTTKKYFINHTLEPFQQYSNRTQIKTQLNSRLDRELAQQRISKAAAIERELKLQKSLSEECEDLGVDEPSTSDLFPEADLLFDTNHSPSFDQSSQDATCSQPVGLKSYNSSVYFRPLDSSSSSRDASPVIDFKAIERRKNTAQRTRAIKDTVKRAKRERNDDTVMKNLSKQAKLDLQEADPSQDESSNSNSDVSSRLSPSICNDVTKDCTVGLERVKMNSRVTSKSSSPSSTSDLLPSSVMKLQDTDDPDSTATNANNMSVASSGDESLTLLGGGTADVTMPSPLSPASGPLLAMHKYTYTNKKRSLCKVTRKDYLSWESPLSDQGRSSSEDDEASSIAESTSSQLGESMTVNGLEDNIDVPTTGSKSTNDYCSSYMNKRRHDKLNVNARVVLNRNDAKGIASSDVLIKRTKNDSMGESGAVSSDKTSEPSDDEGITHHPPHSTDPDCRARRSSLRGHVKKGCACCNGSPERPKKKSVKLDQKLKKRLASKQIVRKR, encoded by the exons ATGATCCTTGGACTCGTCCTGCCCTTGACAGTATTCTCAATGGCCAGCCAGATCCAAGGCTTGAAGATG CTAAAATTAATGGATCTTGGAGAGGGTTTGGAATTGGTCCAGAGGCTCGGAGGTGAAGCACCGACCAAATATGGAACGGCAAGAGTGTGGAAAAACTCGACAAGAGCTGCAGAGTTGGTAGCGCAGTATTTGGTTACTGCCGGAATGGTTAGGCCTGTTGAAGAGACAGGATCCTCGACTCTTGAGCAAATTATAAATTCCTGGGCTCTGCTTCACTCAAAGCTTAAGGACATGGCTCCGACGTTACCTGGAATGATACGAAAACTCATAGAACCTGCCGAAAGTGCGCAgcacatttatattttttgtgcTGTACTTGGCAAACAT TTTGGATCGACCATCAAGCCACTCATGATTGAACTTTACATACGGGCGTTAACGACAGATATGAACGAATTGGAGGTGCAGAAGGTAAAATCGGAGAAGGAGAAGGTGCGAGAAATTGCAAAGCGGTTGAGCACGCAGTTTTTGAAATTAGCTGATGTTGTCGTCGAGAATGTTGGCATAGCTAGAGAATGCGTGCTTACGGCCTTTTCTCTCCACCCCACGCGACTTTGCTACGACAGAATCCGTGAAATGGCAATTGCTTGCGGTAAGGTAAAAGCGGACGGTGCTCGAATTGACGAGATTAATCGCTCCGACACGTTGGCAAGTTATCTGGACACAGGACAGGAACAAATTGCCACTCGACGCTTGTGTTCAGAGGTAACAGCAAAGAATACCAAGCCAAAAGAAGTATTATTCTCTTTAAAAAGCTTAGAAAAATCTCCACGTCAAAAAGAGATGAGCAGTACAGACGGGTGCCAATTACATCCGAAACGTGATCCAACATCAAATGGTCCGCTTGGTGAGCTCTGTTTTAACTGTGGTGAATTCACGGGGGTTGAAATAGTGAGGATAAAGTCACCTGACACGACGTCCAATGTCGAGCGAACCCTTGATGCTCTAATACTGATAAAGGGAGATGCTGTCACAGGCTCAGCTAATTACGACGAGAAGTCTGCACCTAATCAGGTACTGGACGCTGAAAAATTGGGTGTATCGGCGCAATTGTGCGATGACTTGGCCGTTGTGCTGAGCAGTCCACGTTATCATATGCTCAGCTGGGTTCTGGATTGGAAAGAATTGAACACTTTGTGTGAAAAGTATTTAGAAAATGCTGAAGAAATGCGTAACACCAATAAGGAATTAAAATTCTTGAACATTGACTATTCGCAGTTTAAAGACTGGCCGCTCGAGGAAGAAGCTAACAAAGACGTATTTTTTGGCATAGAAAAAGGATACGAGCAATGGGCTGATATACAGTCAGACGATTCGGAAGAATTTGGTAGTTTTCAACCAGCTGGGCCATACAAGAGGTCATTGACGAGAAGAAGCCTGGACGATACTACTGATTCTGACAGTAGTAGCATTCTGAGGCTTCGCCGTGCAGGTAGACcaagaaaaattcacagacTTGCATCGACTGACAGTGACTACGACGAAGATACCAACAACACCGAATCCTCTCATTTTCGGGGAGTCAACGGAACTGTCAACGAATCGGTTATAATAGAGGATGAAACGGTGACAGACACTGATACAAATACTCAGGATAGCCAAACGGATAGCCTCGGTAGTGACGGATGTAGGCAAGATAAAAAACCAAAGAGAAAATCACCTACTACTAAAGAAATCAGCAGTAAAAATCGTGGCAAGTCGAAGCTCACTGTAGAATCGATGTCGCATTTTCACATGCTTGTCAATGACAATGTAAGACGTTCTACAGAGGACATAAGCAGCTCTGACATAAGCAGCAACGACATAATAACGCTATTCTCTGCGGATATGGACGACGGCAAGTGCGAAACCATCAAGGGATCCTCGTATAATCCTGAGACACCGCTCATCATTACAGAAAAGCGGAGCGACCCAGCAGTACTAAAATCTTTGCGAATGTTCCGGCCCCAAAACATGAAAAAGCCGACAAGGATCAGTCAGATTCTGCAGAAGAATTTATTGAACAAGAATAAAGACGGAAGTTGTAGCAATAAAAACACGAGCTTATCCAAATTTTCACCCAATATGTTGAGTAATTTGAACCTAAATCCAAAGATTATTTTAACCCGAAGCGATGACgtcaacaaaaaaatgatGCTACCGTCAAAAAAACTGAGCCCCGGTGACATTACGAATGAATTGTTAAACCTGCAAAAGAGTAGATTTTcccaaaagaaaaattctacgATTGTCACAGACGAGAAAAGTCGCAGATGCAAAAGTAACATGGTGTCTGTTGAAAGGGATTTAAGGGTCGTCAGAAACTTGAACTCTAGCAAGCATGCCGGTTCGAACTTCGACATTCTTGCCAAGGCTGTGAGAGATTCGGACATATTGGCCACACATGTGCCTGGCTTGAACACTCTCGATATGATGGTACCGCCGAAAGTTGAATCAACTGTAAATATAGTTCAACTGTCCCGTAATATCCCACAAAGTCCGAATTCCGGTCCTGTAAACAGAGGTGGTACGCCACCAAGAaatcgttcgtctgtagtcaGTAGTGGTATTCAAATGCCAAGTACTCCAACATCAAGCGGACATGACAGCGGCGTTGGCATGAGCCCAGCAGATCGTACACCTCCATCTAGGTCCTTGCTTCAGGACATTGGTGAAGAAGCCAACCAACTTCCCGATACTCCACCGCGTGCAAACTCTTTGGCATCAAACGTTGAAGGTACAAGTCCCAAACTACTCGAAGAGCAACAGGGCAGCAGATGTATTTCCCCAGACAAATCGCCATCGCCCACACCCTCACCCTCGCTTGCTTTGAACTCGGGAACGCCTACTGTTACTATAGCCTCTGAACAATTGCAAATTGTTTGCAAACCCGACGGAACGTACCGGTTGGCCTCGGTGAACCCCACCgcatcctcgtcctcgtcatcttcatcttcgtcgtcgacgtcgtctCACTCACCTCATATGGGGCAGCGAGGCATGCTCACACTTCAGACATTGAATGAAAGTAATTTCTCACAGCAACAGTTGCAGGGACGATTAGAAGATTCGGGCACTCCCAATAGGACAATATATGATGGACTCAATACCATGAGTGTTAAATCTGTACATCACGCTGGCCAAAATACTTCGCCAGGCTTGCCCAAATTTCAGCAAGCATTCCGTAAAACCATATACGCACTGACAAATAACACGACAACTGTCACTGATTCTGTTACAACAGAGAATGTATCACAGCTGACCCCTGTATCAAAAACAACGAATCTGTCAAAGGCCGTACAGACTTCCTTACAAAACACTCAAACCCATGGCGGAGTTAACACTCCGTCGATAACTAATGTTCCGAATTTACAATTGTCAACATCGAGGCAGCAAATATTGAACATAGTGCACGCGTCGGAGGGCGGAGATAGGGGAGGAGCGGGAGGAACGGGACGAGGCGCGGAAGAAGGAGTGAACAGTAGTGATAGTGTGGGTGTTGCAGTCACAACGTCTAGTAATGTCACCAATCCAACTGTGACGCAACTTGTTCAAACGACGTCATCACCCTCGGGTGTAATATATACGCACAAGATGCCAGTCACAATATCCACGACTAATCCCAGCCAGCTTAATATCATTCCACACACCATATCTCGCACAGTTTCATCTCAAGGTAATAGAACACCAGTGGTAAAGTTGAATATAATAAGGGCACCGTTGAGACAGCATAATATTGCAAGTACTATACAGGCGGTATTGGCAGGGCCACGAGTCCAGCAAAATGTTCGTCACGATAATCTAATCGCTTCCCCCATCGACGTTCCGATAAATCAGGTCAGCTCGACGACATTGGAACAACTACGAGAATTCGAAAGCGTTCTGGAACAAGTCAAGGAACGAAGTACCGTGCAACCTCAGCATCAAGGCTCCAATGTTGTAACAACGACTGTACAGACGCAAACTCAAACCCAGACCCAGACCCAAACCCAGTCACAAGTGCAAACAATCGTGCAACAGAATCAGCCAAGTAGCAAACATCACACGACATCCGGTACACTCGCCCAACAGCTGAATCTTATGTCGCGATCAGCAGTGTCGAGTAATGAATTCTCAAATGCAGCTAGCACTATTACATTTCAACAAGAAATCTACCCTCAGCAAAAAGTATCACTGGCCTATGTCGATCAGACAGCTACTCTCACTCAGAAAGTTGTCTCGACATCAACCCCTATTGTTGTTGTGACCAGCTACTGCCAACCAGTAGCCTCCCCAGCATTGAGCGTAACCTCTCAAAGTTCATCCAGCCCGTGCGTAACACCAGCTCCGGCACCCGTGTCATCTGCAGGAAAAACACAACCATCTTCAACCACGAAACTAGGTGGGAAAAAGTCGACCTCGAAAACGGTAAAGACGAGCGCGACGAACACTTCTAAAGCACCACCTGTGCCCAAGCCACAACAGAAGCCGCAAGAGGATGAGCAAACCGCTCAGCGAATATACGCAATTCTCGACGAGTATGCAGAGCAGCTGAGAAATTCCCCAGATCTTAACAATAAGCCAGCTCCTAGAAGAAGGTCGAATCCACCAACAAACCCTAGCCAATCATCGAAGCGTAAAAAGTCCGGTTCGAACAAATCGAAAACACCCAGCCAGCAGAGTTCCGAGCTGAGTCCTGGCCCTGATGACCTCGGTCGTACCATGGGTAGCGAGGATTCATCGTCAGGCATTGTTCACGTGCAAGACAGTCCCATTGGCACATCGCTGGCGGACGATGCACAAGTAGGAACAAATGTGGAGGCAGCCTCGGTtgatgttaaaaatttgaccAACGACTCTAATGATGCGGTCGACATGAACGTCAAGCGAAGAAATCTGATATTTTCAGATCAAACCAATTCCGTTGCACAGCCGAGAACTGTTATTGTGCAGGAAGCAGTACAGACAGCATCTGTAAGCGTCAGTGAAGCCCTTGCCTCGGTTACAGGGAAACTTGGCAGCACAGCTGTATTGGTACCAGGTACAAACTATATTCTTCCAATGAATCTTATGAAGAGTGGACAGCAGTTCACAATAGTTTCGGGTGGCCCGAAACTTCTCGCTACCGTTCCTACTACCGTGAGAACAAGCAGCACCAGCAACGTATCGAACGCTTTGGTTCTTCAATCATTATTGAATCAAGCTGGTAAAATAATTGCTCAACCGACTCAGATGAAGCAAGTCAAAGTACCGACACTTCAAACCTTGAACACCGGCCAACCATTGGcgcaacagcaacagcaacagcgaCACCACCAACAACATCACGTCACCTCCAGTCCAACGGTTGTTGTATCCCAGAGTGGTGCTGGAAATCAGTTTGCTACCGATCATATAGAGAGGAACAATAGCGATGGAAACATCAAGGTCGATGTGCCAAACTCTGTGGCTATACCCATGCACGAAACACCAGAAAATGCaacaataatcaataaaacGCCAACAATCAGTCTGATACAAAAGAACGTCAACGATTATGGATCAAGCCAACAGATATGCAGTGTCATAACAAGCAGTCCAAATCTAACGCTCCAAAGCACGAGAATGTTCAATTCTACAATAAGTAAGCTTTCCACACCAACAGGAATGAAGCACGAAAACGTCGTTTGCTTGGCGCCACCTACAGTCACGCaatcacgtgaaaaaaattttactcagaACAGTGAGAACGATGAAATTGGTAGCGGCAGTAGTTTACAGACTGAAAAACCTGTTACCATACAAACGGCGACAATAGCCTTGGCATTTACACCTCAGTCAAAAGTATCGGTGATAAGTTCAGGACAGAAGGAAACACGAGACGTCACAATCGCTGGTGCAGTAGACGAGGGTGAAAGAGTTGTATCGCCAAAGTCAGTCAAGAGGAAATTTGACGAGGAATCCTCTGCAGAAGTGTTACCAAAAAATACGAATTCTATCATTAGGTCAGCAATGTCTGCAACTCTACAAAACACTTCTAAATTAG AGGCTGCAACTGTAGAGAGTAAAGAAACATCAATAAAAGAGGCACCCGATCAGTTTCTCATGAGTGGCATAGGTGTTAGCGGTGGGGAAGTCTCTGATGCCCAAGAAACTCAGGCGCGAAGACCGAGTGATAACGTTACTGATGTACCATTGCGGATTGGCAACGGGCTTTTGTGCGGGAACGCGAGACTGCAGGAAGCTTGGGAACCAGAGCGGAAACCATCATCGCCTGACACGCCTTGGAGATACGTCCCGACATCTTCAAATCAACTAGGACTTGAGCCATTGAAGGCTTACTCTTCACGAGAAGGCGAAAATTCCGTGGGTAGTGGCAATGGTAGCGTACACAACGTCGTCCATATAATAAACAAAGGCCAAGGCATAGAGATGGCGAGTGGTCAACTTTATCAAACTACTCCCTCAGCAACGACAACGACGAAAAAGTACTTCATTAATCACACTCTAGAACCATTTCAGCAATATTCAAATAGAACACAGATAAAGACGCAACTGAATTCGCGCTTAGACCGCGAACTCGCGCAGCAGAGGATCAGCAAGGCGGCAGCCATCGAGCGTGAATTGAAATTGCAGAAAAGTTTGTCGGAAGAGTGCGAAGACTTGGGAGTCGATGAGCCTAGCACAAGTGATCTGTTTCCAGAGGCAGATCTGCTATTTGACACAAACCACTCACCGTCATTTGATCAATCATCTCAGGATGCTACCTGTAGCCAACCTGTGGGATTAAAGTCCTATAATTCATCCGTATACTTTCGCCCTCTCGATTCGTCCAGCAGCAGTAGGGATGCAAGTCCTGTTATTGACTTTAAGGCGATTGAGCGTAGAAAAAACACTGCGCAAAGAACACGAGCTATAAAAGATACAGTAAAAAGAGCTAAGCGTGAGCGAAATGACGACACGgttatgaaaaatctttcgaaaCAGGCGAAGCTTGATCTGCAGGAAGCGGACCCAAGCCAGGACGAAAGTTCAAACAGTAATTCAGATGTCTCCAGTCGTCTTTCCCCATCCATCTGTAACGATGTAACCAAAGACTGTACAGTCGGTCTTGAGCGTGTGAAGATGAATTCCCGTGTCACTTCCAAGTCAAGCTCCCCAAGCAGTACCTCTGACCTACTGCCTTCCTCGGTGATGAAACTTCAAGACACAGATGACCCCGACTCAACTGCGACAAATGCCAACAACATGTCGGTGGCAAGCTCAGGTGATGAAAGCTTAACCCTTTTGGGTGGCGGTACAGCCGATGTAACAATGCCGTCGCCCCTTTCACCGGCTAGCGGTCCATTATTGGCGATGCACAAGTATACTTATACTAACAAAAAGCGATCCCTATGCAAGGTGACACGCAAGGATTATCTGTCGTGGGAAAGCCCGTTGTCCGATCAAGGCAGGTCGAGCAGCGAAGATGACGAAGCTTCCAGCATTGCCGAGTCGACGAGTAGCCAACTAGGGGAAAGTATGACAGTAAACGGTTTGGAGGACAACATTGATGTCCCAACCACAGGTAGTAAATCCACAAACGATTATTGTTCGTCATACATGAACAAGCGTCGTCACGATAAGCTGAATGTAAACGCGAGGGTTGTGCTGAATCGTAATGATGCTAAAGGTATTGCCAGTAGTGATGTGCTTATTAAACGCACAAAGAATGACTCGATGGGTGAATCCGGCGCAGTCTCGAGTGATAAAACTTCCGAACCCTCCGACGACGAAGGCATCACTCATCATCCACCCCATTCCACAGACCCCGACTGTCGCGCAAGAAGATCCAGTCTTCGTGGTCACGTGAAGAAGGGATGTGCGTGCTGTAACGGCTCTCCGGAAAgaccgaaaaaaaagtctgtGAAGTTGGACCAGAAACTCAAGAAGAGATTGGCATCGAAACAAATAGTCAGGAAGAGGTAG